In Bacillus toyonensis BCT-7112, a single window of DNA contains:
- a CDS encoding homoserine dehydrogenase — translation MHNVINVGVLGLGTVGSGVVHILKEHYKKIALDTGYEVKVKTVVVRDLEKERDVCIDGIAVTSHADEVLNDSNIDIVVEVMGGIEEAKQHIVKALRNKKHVVTANKDLMAVYGAELLQLANVNDCDLCYEASVAGGIPVLRGLTDGLASDQIEKIMGIVNGTTNYMLTKMSQNGWSYEEALQEAQKLGFAESDPTADVDGLDAARKVAILANLGFSMNVSLDDVQVRGIRKVAKEDLQMAEKLGFTMKLIGKAEKQGAAIHLSVEPTLLPSRHPLSNVNNEFNAVYVHGQAVGEVMFYGPGAGKLPTGSAVVSDIISIVKNMNQVPKNKSALKEPVPYELQGDEEVVSKYFLRISLQDEPGMLQKVTECFVNYSVSLKEVIQLPLNRELAEVVVVTHQTSKYQFEKVLGAIEAVASEINSYYIIEEEKQYV, via the coding sequence ATGCATAACGTTATTAATGTTGGGGTGTTAGGATTAGGTACAGTCGGAAGTGGTGTTGTCCACATTTTGAAAGAACATTATAAAAAAATCGCACTTGATACAGGATACGAAGTGAAAGTAAAAACAGTCGTTGTACGTGATTTGGAAAAAGAACGCGATGTTTGTATTGATGGAATTGCAGTAACAAGTCATGCAGATGAAGTTCTAAATGATTCAAATATTGATATTGTAGTAGAGGTAATGGGCGGAATTGAAGAAGCAAAACAGCATATTGTGAAGGCTTTACGAAATAAGAAGCATGTCGTAACAGCAAATAAAGATTTAATGGCTGTATACGGTGCGGAACTTCTTCAATTAGCGAACGTAAATGATTGTGATCTATGTTATGAGGCAAGTGTAGCGGGTGGTATTCCAGTGTTAAGAGGATTAACAGACGGATTAGCTTCAGATCAAATTGAAAAAATAATGGGAATTGTAAATGGAACAACAAATTACATGTTAACAAAGATGAGTCAAAATGGATGGTCGTATGAAGAGGCTTTACAGGAAGCACAAAAATTAGGATTCGCAGAATCAGATCCGACAGCAGATGTAGATGGACTAGATGCGGCGAGAAAGGTAGCGATCCTTGCGAATTTAGGGTTTTCGATGAATGTTTCATTAGATGATGTGCAAGTGAGAGGGATTCGAAAGGTTGCAAAAGAAGATTTACAAATGGCTGAAAAGTTAGGATTTACTATGAAACTAATTGGTAAAGCGGAGAAACAAGGAGCAGCTATTCATTTAAGTGTAGAACCGACTCTTTTACCAAGCCGTCATCCGTTATCAAATGTAAATAATGAATTTAATGCAGTGTATGTTCACGGTCAAGCAGTAGGGGAAGTGATGTTTTACGGACCTGGAGCTGGGAAGTTACCGACTGGCTCTGCTGTAGTAAGTGATATTATTTCGATTGTTAAAAATATGAATCAAGTTCCGAAAAATAAAAGTGCGTTAAAAGAACCAGTGCCGTATGAATTACAAGGAGATGAAGAAGTTGTTTCGAAATACTTCTTACGTATTTCATTACAAGATGAGCCAGGGATGTTGCAAAAAGTAACAGAATGTTTCGTTAATTATTCTGTAAGTTTAAAAGAAGTGATTCAATTACCTTTGAATCGTGAGCTTGCAGAAGTCGTTGTTGTGACACATCAAACTTCAAAATATCAATTCGAAAAAGTTTTAGGAGCAATAGAAGCTGTCGCAAGTGAAATAAACAGTTATTACATTATTGAGGAGGAAAAACAATATGTATAA